From a region of the Paenibacillus sp. FSL R10-2734 genome:
- the pdxT gene encoding pyridoxal 5'-phosphate synthase glutaminase subunit PdxT — translation MKIGVLALQGAVTEHIVSIEKTGAEGVPIKRVEQLEEVAGLIIPGGESTTIGKLMRKYGFIEAIRDFSNQGKPIFGTCAGMIVLAKRIAGGEPGHLELMDITVARNAFGRQRESFECDLEVKGIDEPVRAVFIRAPLINEVGPGVDVLTVYNDEIVTAREGNLLVSSFHPELTDDFRLHQYFVDMVDATMQVQQQNRI, via the coding sequence ATGAAAATAGGAGTGCTGGCGCTTCAAGGCGCTGTTACGGAGCATATTGTTAGTATAGAGAAGACCGGAGCAGAGGGCGTGCCTATCAAGCGAGTAGAGCAACTTGAGGAGGTTGCTGGCCTAATTATCCCCGGCGGTGAAAGTACAACGATCGGTAAGCTGATGCGGAAATACGGCTTCATTGAAGCCATACGTGATTTCTCCAATCAGGGAAAGCCGATTTTTGGAACATGCGCGGGGATGATTGTTCTAGCTAAACGAATTGCCGGTGGGGAACCAGGGCATTTGGAGCTGATGGATATTACGGTGGCCCGGAATGCGTTCGGTCGTCAACGGGAAAGCTTTGAATGTGATCTGGAGGTTAAGGGCATTGATGAGCCGGTCCGAGCTGTTTTTATACGTGCACCGCTTATCAACGAGGTAGGTCCGGGAGTAGATGTGCTTACAGTCTATAATGATGAGATTGTAACTGCACGCGAAGGTAACCTGCTGGTGTCTTCTTTTCATCCAGAACTGACCGATGATTTCAGACTGCACCAATATTTCGTCGATATGGTAGACGCTACTATGCAAGTGCAACAACAGAATCGCATATAA
- a CDS encoding D-alanyl-D-alanine carboxypeptidase family protein yields the protein MIKTVTVGLLLNMLVSTPLPAFAEEGTTTTIKAGTATQTTQKAVKIPSVESLGLNLKSAVLIEPTTGEILLSMNADEALPPASMTKMMTEYLVAEAVKNGQLSWDQKVIVGENASKQVGSRIFLAQGDEHTVEELYIAMAVGSANDATVALAELVSGSELEFVELMNQTAQKMGMKTAYFVNSTGLDKADMPKKYRSTDDKENVMSAMDAAILAKHIVTDHPDFNRFTTVQSYKFRERDTAPMINFNWMLEANKSIQNFKAYAYEGLDGLKTGHTARAKYCFAGTAERDGMRLISVVMGADTEPHRFTETKKVLDFGFNNFEIKQVVAPKAVIAGNETVPVLKGKNKEVPVVTDEAVSFMVPKGTTSPQIKTTVEINDPATLVAPIAPSAKVGKVTYSYQVEGMSDVQQKTVNLITAEEAEKAGWFKLFLRAIGDFFGDLFTGIKNLF from the coding sequence ATGATTAAGACAGTCACAGTAGGTCTACTTTTAAATATGTTAGTTTCCACTCCACTACCGGCATTCGCTGAGGAAGGTACGACTACGACAATAAAAGCTGGTACTGCAACTCAGACAACTCAGAAAGCAGTAAAGATCCCTTCTGTGGAATCACTGGGTCTAAATTTGAAGTCAGCGGTTCTGATAGAACCAACAACAGGTGAGATTCTTCTATCTATGAATGCAGATGAGGCTTTGCCTCCAGCAAGTATGACTAAGATGATGACAGAGTATCTTGTAGCAGAAGCAGTAAAGAACGGGCAACTTTCATGGGATCAAAAAGTCATAGTAGGGGAAAATGCGTCTAAACAGGTTGGATCACGTATTTTTCTAGCGCAAGGTGACGAGCATACGGTTGAAGAGCTGTATATAGCAATGGCTGTCGGATCTGCAAATGATGCTACAGTAGCTTTGGCAGAACTAGTTTCGGGATCAGAATTGGAATTCGTAGAGCTAATGAATCAGACTGCCCAGAAGATGGGGATGAAAACTGCCTATTTCGTTAATTCTACTGGATTAGACAAAGCTGACATGCCCAAGAAATACCGTTCAACTGATGATAAAGAAAATGTAATGTCAGCGATGGATGCTGCTATCCTTGCTAAACATATCGTTACTGATCATCCTGATTTTAATAGATTTACAACGGTTCAGTCTTACAAGTTCCGTGAACGCGATACCGCACCAATGATTAATTTTAACTGGATGTTGGAAGCTAACAAGAGTATCCAGAATTTTAAGGCTTATGCTTATGAGGGATTGGATGGTTTGAAAACAGGCCATACCGCTAGAGCTAAATATTGTTTTGCAGGGACAGCTGAACGTGATGGTATGCGTCTGATAAGTGTAGTAATGGGGGCTGATACAGAGCCACACCGTTTTACAGAGACGAAGAAAGTACTTGATTTTGGATTTAACAATTTTGAAATCAAACAGGTCGTAGCCCCTAAAGCAGTGATAGCCGGCAACGAAACTGTACCAGTCCTCAAAGGGAAAAATAAAGAGGTGCCTGTAGTTACGGATGAAGCAGTATCTTTTATGGTCCCTAAGGGAACAACGTCCCCTCAAATTAAAACAACCGTTGAAATAAATGATCCAGCAACCTTAGTTGCTCCTATAGCACCATCTGCTAAAGTCGGTAAGGTGACTTATTCCTACCAAGTTGAAGGCATGTCTGATGTTCAGCAGAAGACGGTAAATCTGATTACTGCTGAAGAAGCGGAGAAGGCTGGTTGGTTTAAGTTATTTCTTAGAGCCATTGGAGATTTCTTCGGCGATTTGTTTACTGGGATCAAAAACTTGTTCTAA
- a CDS encoding small acid-soluble spore protein P codes for MSKPKSIPVPGAQPTDGERRKEHNSSAPEPLSGSKKVKQANHVSHHNPQG; via the coding sequence ATGTCAAAGCCAAAGAGTATTCCAGTTCCTGGGGCGCAGCCCACGGATGGCGAGCGTAGAAAGGAGCATAATTCATCTGCACCAGAGCCACTTTCCGGCTCTAAAAAGGTGAAACAAGCTAATCATGTAAGCCATCATAATCCGCAAGGATAA
- the serS gene encoding serine--tRNA ligase: protein MLDVKVLRSDYARVEQALEKRGKSLDLIADFPKLDLRRRELLQETEGLKNRRNTVSGEVAKKKKNGEPADDLIAEMRTVSDRIKELDDEVRELEAQIAELTMSIPNIPHDSVPVGKSEDDNVELRRWSEPKQFGFTPKSHWELAQQLDIIDFEAAAKVTGSRFVFYKGLGARLERALINFMMDLHSGEHNYEEMLPPYIVNKDSLYGTGQLPKFEEDLFKLRDTEYYLIPTAEVPVTNYYREEILTAADLPKYHVAYSSCFRSEAGSAGRDTRGLIRQHQFNKVELVKLTTPESSYEELEKMTADAERVLQLLGLPYRVLGLCTADMGFTSAKTYDLEVWLPESGMYREISSCSNTEDFQARRANIRFRKDPKSKPEFVHTLNGSALAVGRTVAAILENYQQEDGSVLIPECLQPYMRNVKSIQPKNI, encoded by the coding sequence GTGTTAGATGTAAAAGTACTACGTAGTGATTACGCTCGAGTGGAACAAGCCTTAGAGAAACGAGGTAAATCACTGGATTTGATTGCCGATTTTCCGAAGCTTGATCTGCGCAGACGTGAATTACTGCAAGAAACTGAAGGCCTTAAGAACCGTCGCAATACGGTATCGGGTGAAGTAGCTAAGAAGAAGAAAAATGGTGAGCCAGCCGATGACTTAATTGCAGAAATGCGTACGGTATCCGACCGAATTAAAGAGCTTGATGATGAAGTGCGTGAACTGGAAGCTCAGATTGCTGAACTTACTATGAGTATTCCGAATATTCCTCATGATTCAGTTCCAGTAGGAAAGTCCGAGGATGATAATGTTGAATTGCGCCGCTGGTCGGAGCCCAAACAATTTGGATTTACTCCAAAATCACACTGGGAGCTTGCGCAGCAGCTCGATATCATTGATTTTGAAGCCGCAGCTAAGGTTACGGGATCTCGGTTTGTTTTCTATAAAGGATTGGGAGCACGTCTAGAGCGGGCGCTAATTAACTTTATGATGGATCTTCACAGCGGTGAGCATAACTATGAAGAAATGCTGCCACCTTACATTGTGAACAAAGACAGCTTATATGGAACAGGACAACTTCCTAAGTTTGAAGAAGATCTGTTTAAGCTACGTGATACCGAATACTATTTGATTCCTACAGCGGAAGTGCCAGTAACGAACTACTATCGCGAAGAGATTTTGACAGCAGCAGACCTACCCAAGTACCATGTAGCATACAGCTCTTGTTTCCGTTCTGAGGCGGGCTCAGCGGGCCGTGATACTCGAGGTTTGATTCGTCAGCATCAGTTCAACAAGGTAGAGCTGGTGAAGCTTACTACACCTGAATCCTCTTATGAGGAATTAGAAAAAATGACAGCAGATGCTGAACGTGTGCTGCAGCTTTTGGGATTGCCTTATCGTGTACTTGGGCTATGTACAGCTGATATGGGCTTTACATCGGCTAAGACGTACGATTTGGAAGTATGGTTACCTGAGAGTGGAATGTACCGCGAAATCTCTTCTTGCTCAAATACGGAGGATTTCCAAGCGCGTCGGGCAAATATTCGTTTCCGTAAAGATCCAAAATCCAAGCCTGAATTTGTTCATACGCTGAATGGGTCTGCTTTGGCTGTTGGACGTACTGTTGCAGCAATTCTTGAGAATTATCAGCAAGAGGATGGTAGTGTCCTGATTCCGGAATGTCTACAACCGTATATGCGCAATGTAAAATCGATCCAACCTAAAAATATTTAA
- the pdxS gene encoding pyridoxal 5'-phosphate synthase lyase subunit PdxS, translating into METGTSRVKRGMAEMQKGGVIMDVMNAEQAKIAEAAGAVAVMALERVPSDIRAAGGVARMADPTIVEEVIKVVSIPVMAKARIGHYVEAKVLESLGVDYLDESEVLTPADEVFHINKREFTVPFVCGAKDLGEALRRINEGASMIRTKGEPGTGNIVEAVRHMRFINSQIRKVTNLSKDELYNEAKNLGVPYELLLEVHELGKLPVVNFAAGGVATPADAALMMHLGADGVFVGSGIFKSDNPEKFARAIVEATTHYTDYKLIAEVSKNLGAPMKGIDIATLTPAERMSERGR; encoded by the coding sequence ATGGAAACAGGAACATCGCGAGTTAAAAGAGGCATGGCAGAAATGCAAAAAGGCGGCGTCATTATGGACGTCATGAATGCAGAACAAGCAAAAATTGCTGAGGCTGCGGGTGCAGTAGCTGTTATGGCTTTGGAACGCGTACCTTCTGACATTCGCGCAGCTGGCGGTGTAGCACGGATGGCCGATCCTACAATTGTAGAAGAGGTTATTAAAGTGGTTAGTATCCCTGTTATGGCTAAGGCTCGTATCGGCCATTACGTAGAAGCAAAGGTCCTGGAATCCTTAGGTGTTGACTATTTGGATGAGAGTGAAGTTCTTACTCCTGCTGATGAAGTATTCCATATTAATAAACGTGAGTTCACTGTTCCATTCGTATGTGGAGCAAAAGACCTGGGAGAAGCCTTGAGACGTATTAACGAAGGTGCATCCATGATCCGTACAAAAGGTGAACCAGGAACAGGCAACATTGTTGAAGCAGTGCGTCATATGCGCTTTATCAACAGCCAAATCCGTAAAGTAACCAACTTGTCCAAGGATGAGCTATACAACGAAGCTAAGAACCTGGGAGTTCCTTACGAGCTTCTGCTTGAAGTACATGAGCTTGGTAAGCTGCCGGTTGTTAACTTTGCTGCTGGCGGTGTAGCAACTCCTGCTGATGCTGCCCTGATGATGCATCTAGGTGCGGATGGTGTATTCGTAGGCTCGGGTATTTTCAAATCGGACAACCCTGAGAAATTTGCGCGTGCGATTGTTGAAGCCACTACACACTATACTGATTACAAACTGATTGCAGAAGTATCCAAGAACCTTGGTGCACCAATGAAGGGGATTGATATTGCAACTCTAACCCCGGCTGAACGTATGTCGGAGCGTGGCCGTTAA
- the guaB gene encoding IMP dehydrogenase produces MWKDKFGKEGLTFDDVLLVPRKSEVLPKEVDLTTVLSKNVKLNIPLMSAGMDTVTEAAMAIAIAREGGIGIIHKNMPVEQQAEEVDRVKRSESGVITNPFSLSAEHLVSDAELLMGKYRISGVPIVDSDNKLVGILTNRDLRFIHDFNIPIKEVMTHENLVTAAVGTTLQEAEGILQRHKIEKLPLVDENNILKGLITIKDIEKAIQFPNGAKDAQGRLLVGAAVGISKDTFERTAALVKSGVDLIVVDSAHGHHINIIEAVRQIRELYPDLTIVAGNVATGEATRELIEAGASVVKVGIGPGSICTTRVIAGIGVPQVTAIYDCATVAREYGVPIIADGGIKYSGEITKAIAAGAHAVMMGSMFAGTEESPGESELYQGRKFKVYRGMGSMSAMKQGSKDRYFQDDDKKLVPEGIEGRIAFKGPLSDTVHQLIGGLRSGMGYCGTKSLEELRNDTSFIRITSAGLRESHPHDVQITKEAPNYSV; encoded by the coding sequence GTGTGGAAGGATAAGTTTGGTAAAGAAGGTCTAACTTTTGATGATGTGCTGCTGGTTCCGCGTAAATCTGAGGTACTGCCGAAGGAAGTAGATTTGACTACAGTTCTAAGTAAGAATGTGAAGTTGAACATCCCGCTTATGAGTGCAGGTATGGACACAGTCACAGAAGCGGCTATGGCCATTGCTATTGCTCGTGAGGGTGGTATCGGGATTATTCACAAGAATATGCCTGTAGAGCAGCAAGCGGAAGAAGTGGATCGTGTGAAGCGTTCCGAGAGCGGAGTTATTACTAATCCCTTCTCTCTTTCAGCAGAACATTTAGTATCTGATGCTGAACTACTAATGGGTAAATACCGCATTTCCGGAGTACCGATTGTAGATAGTGACAACAAACTGGTCGGTATTCTAACTAATAGAGATTTACGCTTTATTCATGACTTTAATATTCCAATTAAAGAAGTTATGACACATGAGAATCTCGTGACTGCTGCTGTAGGTACGACACTACAAGAAGCAGAGGGGATCTTGCAACGTCATAAGATTGAGAAATTGCCGCTGGTGGACGAGAATAACATTCTTAAGGGCCTGATTACCATTAAGGATATCGAGAAGGCTATTCAGTTCCCTAACGGAGCGAAAGATGCACAGGGCCGTTTGCTGGTTGGAGCAGCTGTTGGTATCTCAAAAGATACATTCGAGCGTACTGCAGCATTAGTGAAATCAGGTGTTGATTTGATCGTTGTCGATTCTGCACATGGTCACCATATTAATATTATTGAAGCCGTTCGCCAAATTCGTGAGTTGTATCCTGATCTTACGATTGTTGCTGGTAACGTGGCTACAGGTGAAGCAACACGTGAGCTAATTGAAGCAGGAGCTTCTGTAGTTAAGGTAGGTATTGGACCAGGTTCTATCTGTACAACACGCGTTATCGCTGGTATCGGTGTACCACAGGTTACAGCCATTTATGATTGTGCGACAGTTGCTCGTGAGTATGGAGTTCCTATTATTGCTGATGGTGGAATCAAGTACTCTGGGGAAATTACTAAGGCTATTGCCGCTGGTGCCCATGCAGTAATGATGGGAAGTATGTTTGCGGGTACTGAAGAAAGCCCAGGAGAATCTGAGCTTTATCAAGGCCGTAAATTTAAAGTATATCGTGGTATGGGCAGTATGAGTGCCATGAAACAAGGTAGTAAGGATCGTTATTTCCAGGATGACGATAAGAAGCTTGTTCCTGAAGGAATTGAGGGTCGTATCGCTTTTAAAGGACCTCTTTCGGATACCGTTCATCAATTGATCGGCGGATTGCGCTCCGGTATGGGCTATTGCGGTACGAAGTCTTTGGAAGAACTTCGAAATGATACTTCTTTCATTCGCATCACAAGTGCTGGACTTCGCGAAAGCCATCCACATGATGTGCAAATCACGAAAGAAGCGCCAAACTATTCCGTGTAA